In one window of Corynebacterium incognita DNA:
- a CDS encoding ComEC/Rec2 family competence protein — protein MSEARLVVPALATWALAWCARTGHPLAGMVLLVVTVLALAGLRHGGQAIVAAACGVAGLVSAAARARRAEAFADIRPPGGVTSLVVAEAPTETVTGGWFLRARAPGNPDTLGVFIRDVPEPCPPGTRLAVRLHEPAGAESASSASPMSGDVVGASGPEGLAAFAAWVSQTFSEHVAAATGPGAEGLIPAMVLGETSLQTPADKHMYVDTGLAHLSAVSGANVSTVTVTVVVICRLCGMGPRITFAAALSALAIYVFLVGLEPSVARAGVMGAVGLVAVVGSRRVPPLHALSLAIIALVLWRSELATDFAFALSVVATAGIVVLFPLLHQALGRLAAHAPTLCGTANVHIPDVIVRAAAVTIAADMATMPIVALMSGKVSLVGVVANLAVAPVVAPMTVLGLVAVVCCVVGAGLPIPLLAPAATLAANALLAVVEPLAQWIHTVATVLSSLPLASVPAHPITALLAYAWMVGILFALTPHPLTFAVRATECQTRSQSTRKWY, from the coding sequence ATGAGCGAGGCGCGACTGGTGGTTCCGGCGCTGGCAACGTGGGCGCTCGCGTGGTGCGCGCGTACCGGTCACCCGCTTGCCGGCATGGTCCTGCTCGTTGTCACCGTCCTGGCGCTCGCGGGCTTGCGTCACGGCGGGCAGGCGATCGTCGCGGCCGCGTGTGGGGTGGCCGGGCTTGTCAGCGCGGCAGCCCGCGCCCGGAGAGCCGAGGCGTTCGCCGACATTCGGCCGCCCGGCGGCGTGACCAGCCTCGTGGTCGCCGAAGCACCAACTGAGACGGTCACTGGCGGCTGGTTCCTCCGCGCCCGCGCGCCCGGCAATCCGGACACCCTCGGAGTGTTCATACGCGATGTGCCCGAGCCCTGCCCACCGGGCACCCGCCTCGCGGTGCGTCTCCACGAGCCTGCTGGCGCGGAGAGCGCCAGTAGCGCCAGCCCCATGAGCGGTGACGTAGTCGGTGCCTCGGGTCCGGAGGGGCTCGCCGCGTTCGCGGCGTGGGTAAGTCAGACCTTCAGCGAGCATGTGGCCGCCGCCACCGGGCCCGGCGCGGAGGGGCTTATTCCCGCGATGGTGCTGGGGGAAACCTCGCTCCAGACCCCGGCGGACAAACACATGTACGTGGACACGGGCCTGGCGCATCTGTCGGCTGTTTCCGGGGCTAACGTTTCCACGGTGACGGTGACCGTGGTGGTCATCTGCCGTCTGTGTGGGATGGGGCCGCGCATCACCTTTGCTGCCGCGCTCAGTGCGCTGGCAATCTACGTGTTCCTCGTAGGCCTGGAGCCGTCAGTAGCCCGCGCCGGCGTGATGGGCGCCGTGGGGTTGGTGGCGGTGGTCGGCTCACGCCGGGTACCACCATTGCATGCCCTCAGCCTGGCGATTATCGCGCTGGTGTTGTGGCGCAGTGAGCTGGCCACTGACTTTGCCTTCGCCCTCTCTGTCGTGGCGACGGCTGGGATTGTGGTCCTGTTCCCGCTGCTGCACCAGGCGCTGGGGCGGCTCGCCGCGCACGCCCCAACTCTGTGTGGTACTGCGAACGTACACATTCCGGACGTGATAGTCCGCGCGGCGGCGGTCACCATCGCGGCCGACATGGCCACGATGCCCATCGTGGCGTTGATGAGCGGAAAGGTTTCTCTCGTGGGCGTGGTGGCCAACCTTGCCGTGGCGCCGGTGGTTGCACCGATGACGGTGCTGGGCCTGGTCGCGGTGGTGTGTTGCGTCGTCGGGGCTGGGCTGCCCATCCCACTGCTCGCCCCAGCCGCCACGCTGGCGGCCAACGCGCTGCTGGCCGTCGTGGAGCCGCTCGCGCAATGGATCCACACCGTGGCCACCGTTTTGTCCAGCCTGCCGCTTGCCAGCGTTCCAGCGCACCCCATTACCGCGCTCCTCGCATATGCCTGGATGGTCGGCATTCTCTTTGCACTCACGCCGCATCCGCTTACTTTTGCGGTGAGGGCAACTGAATGTCAAACGCGTTCACAATCAACGAGGAAGTGGTACTAA
- the holA gene encoding DNA polymerase III subunit delta produces MSVPPVHLIVGDDEFLAERARLSVQKAVADEAGAAPEVTFLSTARCTEGEIVEATSPSLFGDNRVIVFQEAEKAGKDAVAQLLKACVDPMPGMTMVVLFATSQQALKKRKKAPELLAKLQKVATVHEVYELWPNERGPWLTREFASHGVRPTPDVINALLEGVGSDLRELASAVSQLVADTNGNVTAQAVHTYYVGTAEVEGWDIADAAVAGNVSAAVASCRRALQLGVSPVVLSMALASKVGDIARLYNVSGGNTNQLAGQLGMAPFRLKKALPVARRWSADNVSKAVILMAETDAQVKGRGGDPEFAIEDAVRTIAMLAK; encoded by the coding sequence ATGTCCGTACCTCCTGTGCACCTGATTGTTGGCGATGACGAGTTCCTCGCGGAGCGTGCGCGCCTGTCGGTCCAGAAGGCCGTCGCCGACGAAGCTGGGGCGGCACCGGAGGTGACGTTCCTGTCCACGGCACGCTGTACCGAGGGCGAAATCGTGGAGGCCACCAGCCCCTCGCTGTTCGGCGATAACCGGGTCATCGTCTTCCAGGAGGCAGAGAAAGCCGGCAAGGACGCCGTCGCGCAGCTGCTCAAAGCCTGCGTGGACCCGATGCCCGGCATGACCATGGTGGTGCTGTTCGCCACGTCGCAGCAAGCACTCAAGAAGCGCAAGAAGGCCCCGGAGCTGCTGGCCAAGCTGCAGAAGGTCGCCACCGTGCACGAGGTCTATGAACTGTGGCCCAACGAGCGCGGACCGTGGCTGACCCGGGAGTTCGCGTCCCACGGCGTGCGTCCCACCCCAGACGTGATCAATGCTTTGCTCGAGGGGGTCGGCTCCGATCTGCGGGAGCTGGCCTCCGCCGTGTCGCAGCTGGTGGCGGACACCAACGGCAACGTCACCGCGCAGGCCGTGCATACCTACTACGTCGGCACCGCCGAGGTCGAAGGTTGGGACATCGCGGACGCCGCCGTGGCGGGCAACGTCTCCGCCGCCGTGGCCTCCTGCCGTCGCGCCCTGCAACTTGGCGTGTCCCCGGTGGTGCTGTCCATGGCGCTCGCCTCCAAAGTCGGCGACATCGCCCGGCTGTACAACGTTTCCGGCGGCAACACGAATCAACTGGCCGGCCAGCTGGGCATGGCCCCCTTCCGCCTCAAAAAGGCGCTGCCGGTAGCCCGGCGCTGGTCCGCGGACAACGTGAGCAAGGCCGTCATCCTCATGGCCGAAACCGACGCGCAGGTCAAGGGCCGCGGCGGCGATCCCGAGTTCGCCATCGAAGACGCCGTGCGTACCATCGCCATGTTGGCCAAATAG
- a CDS encoding LysE family translocator, with amino-acid sequence MTWSQLATIVALNIAGAVTPGPDIVLITRLATKSRRHALAAVAGITLGVAWWCSLTVFGAAAVIAAFPDALNAVQVIGGFVLVYMGIGMVRSARATFANPPSTVDEAAERLGSTGNAFRTGLATNLANAKAILFFLAIIAPLLPADVGLGTAFVVILAVVVCSFMVFATIATVVSTERVRRTLLRAGPWIDVGSGIFFTVVAIALIVNGARHFIGG; translated from the coding sequence GTGACCTGGTCGCAGCTCGCGACGATCGTCGCCCTCAACATCGCCGGTGCAGTGACACCTGGCCCAGACATCGTCCTCATTACCCGCCTGGCCACGAAGTCCCGCCGCCACGCCCTCGCCGCCGTCGCTGGCATCACCCTGGGGGTGGCCTGGTGGTGCTCACTGACCGTCTTCGGTGCCGCGGCGGTCATCGCCGCCTTCCCCGACGCGCTCAACGCGGTGCAGGTCATCGGCGGTTTCGTCTTGGTTTACATGGGCATCGGCATGGTGCGCAGCGCCCGCGCCACGTTCGCCAACCCACCATCAACCGTGGATGAGGCCGCGGAGCGCCTCGGCAGCACCGGCAACGCTTTTCGCACCGGCTTAGCCACCAATCTGGCCAACGCCAAAGCCATCCTGTTCTTCCTCGCCATCATCGCCCCGCTTTTGCCTGCCGACGTCGGCTTGGGCACCGCCTTTGTTGTCATCCTCGCGGTGGTGGTGTGTTCGTTCATGGTGTTCGCCACCATCGCCACGGTGGTGTCTACTGAGCGGGTGCGCCGCACGTTGTTGCGCGCCGGGCCGTGGATCGATGTGGGCTCCGGCATCTTCTTCACCGTGGTGGCTATCGCGCTCATCGTCAACGGTGCGCGCCATTTCATCGGCGGATAG
- a CDS encoding ankyrin repeat domain-containing protein encodes MSESQIPEDVHELAGRLFDMARQGDATLVEYLSHGVDPNLVNHEGQSFVMLAAYNGHAELVSQLAEAGADVNLLNDRAQSPLAGAVFKKNDDVIEALLAAGADPHAGQPSAIDSARMFGREDLVTRWDKDATA; translated from the coding sequence ATGAGCGAGAGCCAGATCCCCGAGGACGTTCACGAGCTGGCAGGTCGGCTGTTCGATATGGCCCGCCAGGGCGACGCCACGCTGGTGGAATACCTTAGCCACGGCGTGGACCCGAACCTGGTGAACCACGAGGGCCAGTCCTTCGTCATGCTCGCCGCCTACAACGGCCACGCCGAGCTCGTGAGCCAGCTCGCGGAGGCAGGCGCGGACGTGAACCTGCTCAACGATCGCGCGCAGTCGCCACTCGCCGGCGCGGTGTTTAAAAAGAACGACGACGTCATCGAGGCCCTGCTCGCCGCCGGCGCGGACCCGCACGCTGGGCAGCCCAGCGCCATCGACTCCGCGCGCATGTTCGGCCGCGAGGACCTCGTCACGCGCTGGGACAAGGACGCCACCGCGTGA
- a CDS encoding ComEA family DNA-binding protein, whose product MGEVHRPGVYTLAPNSRVADALDMAQPTKKADTLSLNLAQKLNDGEQIRVYARGEAPAPPPRAPNGSAASSGSTDGKVNLNSATREELMALPGVGEVTADAIVAHREEKGGFSAADELLDISGIGPAKFKKLEGEVTV is encoded by the coding sequence GTGGGTGAGGTCCACCGCCCCGGGGTCTACACCCTGGCACCCAACTCGCGTGTGGCCGACGCCTTGGACATGGCCCAGCCGACCAAGAAGGCCGACACGCTCAGCCTCAACCTCGCCCAGAAGCTCAACGACGGTGAACAAATCCGCGTCTACGCCCGCGGCGAGGCGCCCGCGCCACCGCCGCGGGCGCCCAACGGCAGCGCCGCCAGCAGTGGCAGCACAGACGGCAAGGTCAACCTGAACAGCGCGACGCGTGAGGAACTCATGGCGCTGCCCGGCGTGGGGGAGGTGACCGCGGACGCCATCGTCGCCCACCGGGAGGAGAAAGGCGGGTTTAGTGCGGCCGACGAGTTGTTGGATATCTCTGGCATTGGCCCCGCAAAGTTCAAGAAACTCGAGGGCGAGGTCACCGTATGA